CTTCTCAGAAGGTGCAGCAAAAGGACCAATTGCAAAATTTTTGAATGACGAACGTATGACTCAACTCAAAAAATTGAGTGCTATTGATGAAGGCGATGCTGTATTTTTTGTCTGTGCTCCAAAAAAGGAGGCTGAGAAATTAGCTGGTGCTGCGCGTCAAAAAATTGCGGATGAACTCGATATTCGTGAAAAGAATACATTCCGCTTTTGTTGGGTCACTGATTTTCCCATGTTTGAATGGAATGAAGATCAAAAGAAAATTGATTTCTCTCACAACCCTTTTTCGATGCCTCAAGGTGGACTTGAAGCTTTGGAGAATCAGGATCCTCTTACCATTCTTGCTTATCAATATGACATTGTATGTAATGGTGTTGAGCTCTCGAGCGGAGCAATCCGTAACCACAAGCCTGAGATTATGTATAAAGCATTTAATATTGCTGGTTATTCTCCTCAGGAACTTGAAAGTCGTTTTGGGGGAATGATTAATGCTCTCAAATTTGGAGCTCCTCCTCATGGTGGTAGTGCTCCTGGAATAGACCGTATTGTTATGCTCTTAGCTGATGAGGAAAACCTAAGAGAAGTAACTGCGTTTCCTATGAATCAACAAGGTCAAGATTTGATGATGCAAGCGCCAAACACGGTCTATGATTATCAGTTGAAAGAACTGCATATCGCTCTTAAGTTGCCACCAAGTGACAAGAAATAACGTTAAAGGCTGCGCTTCAGAAATTCAGTATTAAAAAAACGAATTCTCTGCTTGTTATCAAAAGCGCTCGTTTTTTCTTCATACTCTTTGAGGTAACTTTCCCATTGCGTTTTATCTAGGCGATTAAGTATGTCCATCACATTCGATAGGAGCAACTTCTTGCTTCTAACGATAGAGAGTAATTTTAGGGACGTCTCTGCAAAAACGTCCCAATTTTCTTCCGGCTGCTGAATTAACTGATGAATAACAGCGGCTGAAAAATATCCAGGAGCGGGTTGTAACTTCAGAGTTACAAGAGAAAAGAGATGGTCTAAAGAAGTTTCAGAGAGTCCATAGAAATGTTTAAGAAATAAGCAGCTCGCATATCCTCTCGAAATAGTTAAAACAAAATCGACAGATTTTTTACGTACATTCGCATCAAGTTCTGCAAGAGACTGTAAAAGCTGACTATTTACATCAGCTTTGGAAGCGTACCTTAATTGCCTGTAAAGTCGTAAAAACTCAGGTCCATCCTCATTTTTTACTTTCCTTAAAGCTTTATATATTGTGCGTTCTTGAGATAGATCAACATCGTGCAAACATTCTTTAACAAAAGGTCTTATACTCTTTTTTTTAAGAGGACGGATCCTTGGCGTTTTCTTTTTTAAACGCTCTTCGAACGTTTGCTCACTCATCGCTCTTGTTTGTGTCGCTTCTGCGTCAGGCACGCCGTAATGAACTGCTATTATTCCTATAAACGTTACAAAAAAAATTTTATTGATACCCATTATTTTATAATCTCATCTCCGTTAGGCATAAATGAACGTGGAGGTTCAAGCAATTTTCCGTTTTTATAATGGGCGACTTCTTTTAAAGTTTTTCCATCCTTATAATAAGTTACTGATTGACCTTCAAGCTTGTTATCCTGAAACATCTGAACCTTAAGCAAGCCTCCCCAAGGATAATAAGCTTTTGTTACACCGTGCTTTTTAGCATTCACGTATTCAGTTGAACGGATAACATGTCCCAGCTTCCCATAAGCAATAAATGTCCCATGGACTTTGCCATTCAAATAAGGAATTTCTGCCTTTAAATTACCTGCCATATCATATGAAAGTGCCTTACCATTAGGCTTACCGTTTTTATAAAAAACTTTTAAAGTAAGCGCCCCTTTCGTATAAAATTCGCATTCACCTTCAATAACGCCTTCATTAAACAAAAGCTTGCTGCAGACATTTCCCAGTGTGTCATAGGCCAATGTTGGACCCTGCCGTTTTCCAGCTTTATAAGTGCTCCGTTTTTTGATTCCCCCCTTTTTATATTCTTCAACAATACCTTCTATTTTACCGGCCTTATAAGGCACACGCTTTTTCAGAGAGCCGTCTTTTTCTTTCTTTTCAAATATTCCTTCACGAGGATTTTTGTCAGCCTTTTTGGGAAGTTTAAGGGCTGTTCTTGCTTCACGCTTTGCTTTGACGCTTTCTTGTATCCGTTCTTTTGTGGAGATCGTTCTATCTTCAGTCATGGTATCTTTATTTGATAGTTCATTTAGTTCAGACATTGCATACCCATTAGCCTAAAGTAATTTCTCCAGCTTCGATCGTAACACTCACTGCTTCAATACTAACGTCACCTGCAGCTGATATTTCACAAGCCCCGCCAGCTTCAGTTGTGATATCACCTCCAGCGGATACTTCCATTGCTGCACCTGCAGTCACATCCACATCAGCAGAGCCTTCAATAGTTAAATCCCCTTCTGCAGTTGCTTCTAAAGCTCCTTCCGCAGAAAGCGTCATGTCGCCTTCAGCACTCGCTTCTAGCGCTCCTTCTGCCGACAATGTCATGTCGCCTTCAGCAGAGCCCGTCACATTACCTTCTGCAGTCATTGACACATTACCACTGGCTTTCATCGAAAGATCTCCACCAGAAGAAAGAGACAAATCCCCTCCCGCTTCAACAGATATTGCTCCAGAGGCTGTAATGGTGATGTCTCCGCTTACAATGATTTCTAGATTCTCTGAAATTGTCAGAGTATCATTACCATCGATAGTTACTTCTCGATTACCATCTGCGAGGGTAATCGTTTGATTGCCATCAGTTAAAGTTATTGTTTGGTCGCCTTTTGTCAGCGTTACAGTCTGATTACCATCATCCATGGTGAGGGTTTTATCTCCCTTATTCATGGTTACCTTAAAATCACCTTTCGTTAAGGTCTTCTCATGATTTCCCTCATCTAGATTCTCTTTTTCATCGCCCTTATCGATATGCATCACCCGATCACCTTTTTTGATTCGGATGTTATAACTTCCTTTTTTCGGCCCTTCACCTTTTAGGGTCATATTACGATTACCCTTTACAATCATAAGGTTATCATCGCCCTTACCTACTGCTTGCTTTTCATCTTTTGGGGTCGTTTTAGGGACAGGATCATCTTTACCATAGATCGTGACGTCACGATCTCCACGTTCAATCCACTTCCAATCAGTGCCTTTTTTTAATCGTGTTGTACGTGTTTCTAAGACTAAGGTATCCCAATCTTTTTGCGCATGCAGATAGATTTGCTCTTCATCTTTTAAATCTTCAAAGCGCAATTCATTGTAACCATGACCACCTTTCGTTGTGTTCGTTTTAATGGTGCTTTTGGAAGGTCGGTCAGGCAAATAAGGCGGCATATGCTTAGAATTATACAGCGCCCCAGTAACAAAAGGTCTATCAACATCACCTTCAAAAAATTCAACAATTACTTCTTGACCGATGCGTGGTAAGAAAAGAAATCCCCAGTTATTTCCGGCAAACCCTCCCTGACGTACACGAAGCCATGCCGTGCTCTTATCATCATATTTACCGAGACGATCCCAATGGAACTGAACTTTAACGCGCCCATATTTATCGGTCCATATTTCTTCACCTTTGGGGCCTGTCACAACGGCAGTTTGCACATGCACATCAGGTTTAGGCGTGAGCATCGCTGGTCTAAATTGTGTGTCTGCCAAAAATGCTTTAAAGGTGTTTTTATAGACTGCTCTTTTAGACGTCATCGTTGCATCAACAATGTACTCATGATCGACGGTATAAAGCACATACTTTTTGTTAGCATCTTTTCGGTTATGTTTATCAAGTTGAAACTTAAATCCTGAGATAAAAGAAGGTATTGTGGAAGCGCCTTCAACAAAGCGCTCAGGAAGCTCTTTAGCTTCAACACGCACTTTTGTCAAAGAAGTCAAAGCATCTTTTGTCGGTTTATCTTCATGATCTAAATCACCGGCAAAAGCATAAAAATTCTTATCAGCTTTGCCACGTTTACCTTGAGATTTTGCGTAGAGCTTCGTTCCTGCGGTGGTAAAGTTATAATCAGCCAGTGAAAAAGAATTCGTAATCACTTGCTGTTGAATATCGCAACGTGTCACTACATTGAACAACTGTTCTTTTGGTTCAAAGCCAGTAAATATTGCTTTATCGATATTAGGACAATCTTCATGTGCACTCGTGCTATCAGCGAG
The sequence above is drawn from the Candidatus Nucleicultrix amoebiphila FS5 genome and encodes:
- a CDS encoding toxin-antitoxin system YwqK family antitoxin, which gives rise to MSELNELSNKDTMTEDRTISTKERIQESVKAKREARTALKLPKKADKNPREGIFEKKEKDGSLKKRVPYKAGKIEGIVEEYKKGGIKKRSTYKAGKRQGPTLAYDTLGNVCSKLLFNEGVIEGECEFYTKGALTLKVFYKNGKPNGKALSYDMAGNLKAEIPYLNGKVHGTFIAYGKLGHVIRSTEYVNAKKHGVTKAYYPWGGLLKVQMFQDNKLEGQSVTYYKDGKTLKEVAHYKNGKLLEPPRSFMPNGDEIIK
- a CDS encoding type VI secretion system Vgr family protein, which encodes MGNATTRLLKDDKISLKLKTPFGANALILRAFKGAETISKPFEFELEMASKKSNLDFDTIIGKPVTVTIETTGKKRFFNGIVGYFSQGETASDEHGEQITYYSARVYPSYWLLRFKQEIQIFQNKSVGDILEQILKENSVDFQKKLKERGKNKREYCVQYNETFFDFLNRLMEEEGIYYFFKHSDGKHEMILADSTSAHEDCPNIDKAIFTGFEPKEQLFNVVTRCDIQQQVITNSFSLADYNFTTAGTKLYAKSQGKRGKADKNFYAFAGDLDHEDKPTKDALTSLTKVRVEAKELPERFVEGASTIPSFISGFKFQLDKHNRKDANKKYVLYTVDHEYIVDATMTSKRAVYKNTFKAFLADTQFRPAMLTPKPDVHVQTAVVTGPKGEEIWTDKYGRVKVQFHWDRLGKYDDKSTAWLRVRQGGFAGNNWGFLFLPRIGQEVIVEFFEGDVDRPFVTGALYNSKHMPPYLPDRPSKSTIKTNTTKGGHGYNELRFEDLKDEEQIYLHAQKDWDTLVLETRTTRLKKGTDWKWIERGDRDVTIYGKDDPVPKTTPKDEKQAVGKGDDNLMIVKGNRNMTLKGEGPKKGSYNIRIKKGDRVMHIDKGDEKENLDEGNHEKTLTKGDFKVTMNKGDKTLTMDDGNQTVTLTKGDQTITLTDGNQTITLADGNREVTIDGNDTLTISENLEIIVSGDITITASGAISVEAGGDLSLSSGGDLSMKASGNVSMTAEGNVTGSAEGDMTLSAEGALEASAEGDMTLSAEGALEATAEGDLTIEGSADVDVTAGAAMEVSAGGDITTEAGGACEISAAGDVSIEAVSVTIEAGEITLG